From Curtobacterium sp. SGAir0471, the proteins below share one genomic window:
- a CDS encoding type II toxin-antitoxin system VapC family toxin, whose translation MTVYYLDTSVALRALLGHSPSAAEWIDGVSADPDHDLVTSRLLQTELTRVLRRERLPVALRNELLDVVDVLPVTDGVLAAAESIEPHVKTLDAVHLGSVIAAGLDATIVTHDAGMRAAAEHLGYPCHDPVSET comes from the coding sequence GTGACGGTCTACTACCTCGACACGTCGGTCGCGCTCCGGGCACTGCTCGGGCACTCACCGTCCGCCGCCGAGTGGATCGACGGCGTCTCGGCGGACCCTGACCACGATCTGGTGACGTCTCGTCTGCTGCAGACGGAACTCACCCGTGTGCTCCGACGCGAGCGGCTCCCGGTCGCACTCCGGAACGAGCTCCTCGACGTCGTCGACGTCCTGCCGGTCACGGACGGCGTGCTCGCTGCCGCGGAGTCCATCGAACCCCACGTCAAGACCCTGGACGCGGTCCACCTCGGCTCGGTCATCGCCGCCGGTCTCGACGCCACGATCGTCACCCACGACGCCGGCATGCGGGCGGCCGCGGAGCACCTCGGGTACCCGTGCCACGACCCGGTCTCAGAGACCTGA
- a CDS encoding type II toxin-antitoxin system Phd/YefM family antitoxin has translation MKTITVGQLRQNPTRMLAEVEAGETYRVTRHDHEVARVVPLAPGLPVVPRKRAGGSRLAQLPRHELQTARDIDELLADERDR, from the coding sequence ATGAAGACCATCACCGTGGGACAGCTGCGGCAGAACCCGACGCGCATGCTCGCCGAGGTCGAAGCGGGCGAGACCTACCGCGTGACCCGCCACGACCACGAAGTGGCGCGGGTCGTCCCGTTGGCTCCCGGCCTCCCGGTCGTCCCGAGGAAGCGTGCGGGGGGCTCGCGCCTCGCGCAGCTCCCCCGACACGAGCTGCAGACCGCACGGGACATCGACGAGCTCCTGGCGGACGAGCGCGACCGGTGA